The DNA window ATGGAGTTCACCTTACAGGACGTGGATACGGTATTGTAGCCAATGAATTTATTAAGTCTATTAATATGAAATACAGATCTACACTACCACAGGTAGATCCGAACAAATATTCAGGGGTTAAGTTCCCATAATAATTGATAAAATAAAAACTTAGAAACCACAGGAGTAATTCTTGTGGTTTTTTTTTAAATTTGCAAAATCTTTTAAAAAGTAAAAATGGCCGATCAGTTAAGTTATCTATTTTGTACAAGAACCAGCAGGGACTTGGCGGAAAAAATTGCCCAGCATTATGGGAAAGAATTAGGAAAAATCAACTTTCAGGAGTTTAGCGACGGGGAATTTGAGCCTGTTTTAGACGAATCTGTAAGAGGAGGAAGAGTTTTCTTAATCGGATCTACGTTCCCTCCTGCAGACAATCTTTTAGAACTTCTTTTAATGATTGATGCAGCGAAAAGAGCTTCTGCAAAAAGCATTACAGTGGTAATTCCTTATTTTGGACTTGCAAGACAAGACAGAAAAGACAAGCCAAGAGCTCCTATCGGAGCGAAGCTAGTTGCCAACCTTCTTACAGCAGCAGGAGCAACAAGGATAATGACGATGGATCTTCATGCAGATCAGATTCAGGGATTCTTCGAAATTCCGGTAGATCATTTGTATGCTTCTTCTATTTTCGTTGATTACATAAGATCTTTAAAGCTTGAAGATCTTACGATTGCTTCTCCGGATATGGGAGGTGCAAAAAGAGCGAAGAACTACGCCGGTCACTTAGGGGCAGAAGTAGTAATTGCTTACAAGGAAAGAAAAAAGGCAAACGTTGTTGAAGAAATGTTCCTTATCGGAGATGTGACAGGTAAAAATGTAATCCTTATCGATGACATGATCGATACTGCAGGTACGCTTTGCAAAGCTGCTGACATCTTAATTGAAAAAGGGGCAAAAACAGTAAGAGCGATGGCTACTCATGGTGTGCTTTCAGGAAAGGCTTATGACAATATTGAGAATTCAAAAATTCTGGAAGTTATTGTAACTGACTCAATTCCTGTTAAAAATAATTTGTCATCTAAAATAAAAGTGCTATCTTGCGCCCCGTTATTTGCTGACGTTATGACCATGGTTCATGAGCACAAATCAATCAGTAGCAAATTTGTTATTTAATTGATTTTAAGAAGTTTGCAAATTTAAATTAGAACAATTTTTTAAATTTTTTATAAATGAAATCTATTACAATTCAAGG is part of the Chryseobacterium lactis genome and encodes:
- a CDS encoding ribose-phosphate pyrophosphokinase codes for the protein MADQLSYLFCTRTSRDLAEKIAQHYGKELGKINFQEFSDGEFEPVLDESVRGGRVFLIGSTFPPADNLLELLLMIDAAKRASAKSITVVIPYFGLARQDRKDKPRAPIGAKLVANLLTAAGATRIMTMDLHADQIQGFFEIPVDHLYASSIFVDYIRSLKLEDLTIASPDMGGAKRAKNYAGHLGAEVVIAYKERKKANVVEEMFLIGDVTGKNVILIDDMIDTAGTLCKAADILIEKGAKTVRAMATHGVLSGKAYDNIENSKILEVIVTDSIPVKNNLSSKIKVLSCAPLFADVMTMVHEHKSISSKFVI